A genomic window from Cherax quadricarinatus isolate ZL_2023a chromosome 51, ASM3850222v1, whole genome shotgun sequence includes:
- the LOC128694652 gene encoding UPF0598 protein CG30010 isoform X2 — MSGGFTRWLLVSQSRLSQPPAAWWHQAASRWYTNVHKTEYLQGQSPEPRVREYFYYVDHQGMLFLDDAKIKNFTSCFKDKKFLQFFFSRLRFNETNKYPEFPFLSLCGRERNYLRCDDLPLVFTNLVMKDIPLGLEEHLAYNHAGEAMSHQFQPSELCMQVETGRVYHPAPEHVGGVGLVRSQLSIQLSAHFIFNNSEQQPPTHISWKDAPLILGTCSTILAEPLRTS; from the exons atgagtGGAGGTTTTACTCGCTGGCTTCTTGTTTCTCAATCCAGGTTGTCCCAGCCACCAGCTGCATG GTGGCATCAGGCAGCAAGCAGATGGTACACAAATGTGCACAAAACAGAATACCTCCAGGGACAGTCACCCGAACCACGAGTGAGGGAATATTTCTATTATGTTGACCATCAAGGAATG ctttttTTGGATGATGCAAAAATCAAGAATTTCACATCCTGCTTTAAAG ATAAGAAGTTCCTTCAGTTTTTCTTCAGTCGACTTCGcttcaatgaaacaaataaatatCCAGAGTTTCCATTTTTATCTCTATGTGGTCGTGAGAGGAATTACTTAAGGTGTGATGATCTGCCACTGGTTTTCACAAATTTG gTAATGAAAGACATTCCTTTGGGACTAGAAGAGCACCTTGCATATAACCATGCAGGAGAAGCAATGAGTCATCAGTTCCAACCATCAGAATTGTGTATGCAAGTGGAGACAGGACGAGTGTACCACCCAGCTCCTGAACATGTTGGAGGTGTGGGTCTAGTCAGATCCCAGTTATCTATCCAGCTATCTGCACACTTTATATTTAACAACAGTGAGCAACAACCTCCTACCCACATAAGCTGGAAGG ATGCTCCTCTGATTCTGGGTACATGTAGTACTATTTTAGCTGAGCCTTTGAGGACTTCATAG
- the LOC128694652 gene encoding UPF0598 protein CG30010 isoform X1, with protein MSGGFTRWLLVSQSRLSQPPAAWWHQAASRWYTNVHKTEYLQGQSPEPRVREYFYYVDHQGMLFLDDAKIKNFTSCFKDKKFLQFFFSRLRFNETNKYPEFPFLSLCGRERNYLRCDDLPLVFTNLVMKDIPLGLEEHLAYNHAGEAMSHQFQPSELCMQVETGRVYHPAPEHVGGVGLVRSQLSIQLSAHFIFNNSEQQPPTHISWKGRQVELSQNLVPVLQNLEQVRHYSLGLMNDET; from the exons atgagtGGAGGTTTTACTCGCTGGCTTCTTGTTTCTCAATCCAGGTTGTCCCAGCCACCAGCTGCATG GTGGCATCAGGCAGCAAGCAGATGGTACACAAATGTGCACAAAACAGAATACCTCCAGGGACAGTCACCCGAACCACGAGTGAGGGAATATTTCTATTATGTTGACCATCAAGGAATG ctttttTTGGATGATGCAAAAATCAAGAATTTCACATCCTGCTTTAAAG ATAAGAAGTTCCTTCAGTTTTTCTTCAGTCGACTTCGcttcaatgaaacaaataaatatCCAGAGTTTCCATTTTTATCTCTATGTGGTCGTGAGAGGAATTACTTAAGGTGTGATGATCTGCCACTGGTTTTCACAAATTTG gTAATGAAAGACATTCCTTTGGGACTAGAAGAGCACCTTGCATATAACCATGCAGGAGAAGCAATGAGTCATCAGTTCCAACCATCAGAATTGTGTATGCAAGTGGAGACAGGACGAGTGTACCACCCAGCTCCTGAACATGTTGGAGGTGTGGGTCTAGTCAGATCCCAGTTATCTATCCAGCTATCTGCACACTTTATATTTAACAACAGTGAGCAACAACCTCCTACCCACATAAGCTGGAAGGGTAGGCAAGTAGAGTTGTCTCAGAATTTAGTACCAGTGTTGCAAAATTTAGAGCAAGTTAGGCATTATAGTTTAGGGCTTATGAATGATGAAACCTAA